From the Vanacampus margaritifer isolate UIUO_Vmar chromosome 14, RoL_Vmar_1.0, whole genome shotgun sequence genome, the window AATTCGACAGAATTAAATAGTTTTTGTCAGGAGGAATGCCCCCGCAATACTCAGTAATATGGTAAGAAACCTGTAGATGGCTATCCAAAGTATCTGAGTTGGGTTCTTACTGTAAAAGGCAATGTTACCATGTTCTAATTATGTAGTTTTGAGCTactctatttttgacacaaCCAACTTAAATCAGAAACATTAGTCAATGAAATTAAAAGAAAGTAGACATATCAAGTATaagaccacacacacgcacacattagTATTTTAAACATTACAGCAACATTACATATTTGTACGGACGAGGACTACACGGGCCGCCATGTTTTCGCGTGCGCAATGCATTCTGGGTTTGACGACGTCACAGTTGCagacaaatcaaaacaattgctaACTATTAACGTCAGCGAAAAGGAGTTACAATGCCACACTGCGTGGCTTATGGATGTAATTTACAATCAAAGCTGAATAACAAAGGTGACGTAAGCGTCCATATCTTTCCTAAAGAAAGAGCGTTGAGAAAACAATGGCAGGACGCGAGTGGAAGATTGTGGCTGCCCAAAGACCCGCGGTTGTGTTCTCGTCATTTTAGTCCAGACGCATTCGAGTCCTATCATCGCCCTAAACTCATGAGAGAGCTTGCTGGTGTATCTGGCCATAGACGACGGTTAAAACCAGATGCACTGCCTACCAAACTTTCTCCTTGGGAGGTGAAACGCCAACAATTGACGATGGTAAACCGTTCTAAAAGACGCGAAAAACAGGATGCGTACCTGGACCATCCTTCTTCTTCAGTCGCTGCAGCAACGAACAACGATAAATACCAATCAAGCAACCTGACATCTGTAAGTGTACAATGTTCACcgatttattataataaatgtgttttttaaatatatatatatataagtaaacCAAGACGTCTGACTTGTAAAGGGTTTGCTTGTTCCCAAATAAAGTGGCTAATCTGGCATCACTCCTGTTGCAGATGGTGTCCGATTTACTGGAAGCAACAGCGGTAGATGACAGCACATCAAATCCTGCTGATGCTGATACGGAAGTCAAAGCCAATAATCAAATGGACATCACTCAAATTTTGCCACAGCCCAGTCGCAACAGTGTGTGTGTCCAGGCTGCTGTTGTCACAAAGCCATCCAGTACTCAGACGTCAGTGGTAAGTTGAACTGTAAGATATTCATCAACTTTGGTCACTCAGCTCAATCATGACCTCCTTTTCAGCACAAGCCACATGAGACATCTGCAATGTGTCTGAATCAGGAAAAAGTTCAAGCAGTTTCCAAGATGGCAAAAGGTGCAGGTATAGTATCTTGCATGGAATATGCAGCTTGGGAGGGACGGGAAATAAGTGTTAATCGACTAACACAGCTTCAAAAGTCCATACCAGCAATGGTAAAGGAAAGTAGCAATTCAGTACTTTGGTAAGAGACAAACAAGAAACAAATCAAGCAGAAAAATGtaagtattagtagtagtaacTTGACACAAATTTACCAACAATGTTAATGGACAATATGCCAGTATTGATAAAACAAGCATGCACTAAAAGAAGCACGAAAGAGATCCGTATGTTTATACAACAGTTTGAATCTGTGAATATTTCGGCATTGCTTGTGTTGTACATCCAAAGTTTGACTCCACACACAAACTTTTTACGAGCAGTTTTACATTTAGGTCATGCAAAATCTCCTCTCAAATTATGATAAACTTTCTCTCTTATTATGAAAAAATGTTGTTAAGTGTATGCTTTATAGGAGTGTTAATGTATTACACTTTACAAGGTCATATAACTGAAGCAACTTAAACTGAATAAACAGACCATTAGTGTGATTATTGTGATAATTCTACAACCAAAAGAACTACCTCAGTTGCATTGATTCAACAATGTTACATTTTCCCATAAATGGCAAATGAAGTGCACTTGTATCGCATTTTTATCCATACCaaatttgtatgaaattaatttttttcttcatttgtttgCAGTAGCAGCTGATATTCCTCAGAAATTAGAAAAAGGCATCATTCCTCGTGCTGGATGCAAGATTCTTCCTGAAGAATCTACAGAGTCCGAATGTCAAGCCCCCAGTAATGAAACTATGTTGGTAAAAGACAAACTCAATGGAATTGGACTAAATGAGAACAGTCTCAAAAACGACGATAAAAAGGTCAACATTCTTACTGGTTTGCCAACAGTTACACTTTTGATGacactttttaattttgtagCTCCTTTTCTGGAACCCAAGTCAAACATGACATCATTTCAGCAGTATATGCTTACTTCAATTAAGCTTAGAATGAACTTGTCTTTTGACTTTCTTGCCTATTATTTTTCTGTTGAATCAGCCACCGTTTTAAAGCTTTTCAAACATTGTATCAATGTCCTGTATCGGAGGCTGGTGCCATGTTTAGTTGTATGGCCAGACAGggaatcattaaaaaattctcTTCCATGTGAATTTAGGAGCAGGAGCTTTGAAAATACAGTGTGTATTATTGGCTGCTTTGAAATATTAATTGAGAAACCAAATAACTTGTTAGCCGGTGCACACTGTTATGCATCGTCAcagcataaaatgaaatatttaatcGCTGTTTGCCCGCAAGGTTcaatttgtttcatttcaaatggttGGGGAAGTTGCACAAGTGATAAGTTCATTGCAGACCAAAGCcaatttttacataatttgcaACGAGGGGACTTAGTTTTAGCAAACCAAAGTTTTAATCGTAAGCGGAGTGAACGTTCATATGGAATGAAGCTTCCAGCATTCACTCGTGGCAAAAACCAATTAGACCCCGTTGTCGTGGCGAACATCGGTTGCTTAGCATCCCTTCGGGTTAACATAGAGGGAGTCATCGGGCTTCTTTGTCAGAAGTACCCAATTTTGCAAAGTACTGTCCCCGTAGGTTTGACTGACATTGGTAATGGTCATGATGTGACTTGCCTTGACAAAATTGTTCATGTTTGTTGTGCTCTTACAAATGTCTCTTAATCTGTTGTACCTTGAAGCAAATGAAATTTCACTCATATCATTTATTGATATCGAACAAGCGTAGATAAGTGTTTGACATTGTACAcatacaaacattaaaaaaaaaaacatggatatTTTGCCACTGgactccttttctttttttctttcttctgtgTTTGCATTTAACTTCAACTTAGACACAAGTAAATGGatggaattatttattattgcttGTAACAACTGTGTTACATTGACACTTGCTCAGCCTCTCCACAGAGGAGTGTTTGGACAATTTCGCCTGTTTAGCCCCGCCCACCCCCTATGTACGTTTAGGAACTGCTGCATACCCAGCGCCTCAAGGATGAGCGGGACGGAGCAGAACAGGCAGCAGCGGGGAGTCCAGCCgtgggttgtttttttcccaccaggTGAGGATGTCTGAACCTGATGAATGAGGAATGAATAACATGAATGGATCCCCACTACATGATGAAACGAAATTCACTTACGGCAGAAGAAATTTGCTGGGGGGGGtttgtcctgtttttctgactgatTTTTTGAGGgagctttcttttttgtgttttgagtaATTTCCCCgtcttataaaataattatttttctgtttttcagatttttttaaaaaggtgttttccctcagagattagagaaaaaaacacaatacagtatacacattcattccttcagaaaattaaaaaaaatactcaaaaaacaaagctcccccccaaaaattgtcagaaaaacaggagttgttttttccccccaagtgaatgcaatacgcttccgtacaaaGTAGCTTGATCGgcatacctgtcaacttgtacgttttatacgtattttatacgtttttttaccatttcaaatcatgtacgccgtacaccgacttttgtacgcggggaaaaaaaatgcgctgacatgcgcatgcgtagatatacatagagtaaatatcgtggaagcaagcatggaggagccacctagtaagaaacgaagaactcaaggatcgggtcgacaccagaaagaatgggagttacttcaaggtgaatatgctggctggattaaagcatcgttaagaggcactcaattctcattctgtgtcccttgcaataaagacgtgaaagttgctgcgagtggattttacgatctgaagagccactttaaaactgccggacacgtggagaatgtgaaaaaaaaacaattcacatgtcccattaaccaagcacttcgtctctaccgcaaatcctgcagcatcccacaaaacgacaaatgcggaaattctcttctgccattttcttgctgagcacaacattgctttcacagctgcggaccacttctcggatttggtgaaagttatgtttccggattcacagacagctaaggtaatttattattattattattattattagtatcattcatatctacaatgaatcagcatttatggcacgtgtcaaaaaataaaattttatattttaatattatatttttgcaggagtttgcatgtcggaggaccaaggctacgatgattgttaaggagagccttgcacgtggctacacccaagacgtcattcagtactgcagaactcacccatttaccctcatgattgatgaaagcaatgatcgtactaccaaaaagcgacacttctttgatggggagaacacaaataccagactcctcgatttaccagagttggcatcaggcacagcagcatcaatctttgccgttattgacaacattttacaagaaaatgacattccatggagtaacgttgtgggatttgcaagcgacaattgcaacaccatggttggaaagaaaaactctgtcttgtctaggataaaagaaaaaaatggggctgtttttagtgttggatgcatttgtcatcttggcaatctgtgtgtcaaagatggactgaagacattgccagtaaacatagatgacttgctggtggatatattttatttttttaaaaatagttccaaacgaattgaggattttaaagagtttcaggactttacaaattccgagcaagaaaaaatcctaacgcattgtccgacacgatggttgtctctgcaaaaagtggttgaaagaacattgtctcagtacgaagcactcaaaagctacttcgctagccatgcggatgttgaaagggcaggtaaagtgaaaagcatccatgatcgacttcaagaccctgttactctcctcacactccacttcctcagcttcatcctgcctcaaataaatcaattcaatattgtgttccaaacagaggcatgtatgattggagatttgctaccagaaatggaaagactcttaaagaaactcttggtgaaatttgtgcaaatggaacatgtcaaatctgctgatagcctgctggcagttgattatacaaacagatgcctgcagcatgaagatagcaggcttgctgttggcttgggcaccagggccctcttccaagacaccaatgaggaggatgaaatcaggcaaagcatcacaccagccatgcaagcaacttttttttcctctgttcgctccttctacgaggctgttgtaactaaaatgatacaaaaatttccgtttgagaatacaatactgagtgacttggtggtgttggacccaagaaagagagagatgttggattacacaagtattgttaagcttgcaaacaagtttacaccagactttgatcaggaacaattaaaagatgaatgggaagactatcaactaatacctgatgatcttctccctcagaaaagtcaggatggacaaccaattcgtccagagacattttggcctcatgtgttcaaaatgaaaactggtttggggctggatcgctttccactgatgagaaagatgtatctaattttactcagccttcctcacagtaatgctgatagcgagcgggttttcagccatgtgaggaaaattcatacagagtacagaaagacaatgggaacagacactcttacttctttattacagatgaaattgaactgtgacaactgttgctcacaagtgagaccctcattagagcagataaagtctgctaaatcatgcacattggcttacaataggaagcactgaaggcacagtttattgcattgtaaactttttaaattgaataaaagactttgtatgcaaattacctttgttatttctattacactgtctggttaccgcgagtaaacatgcgtcgtacggtgtttgtaagtttttttgggggtttgtaaggggaattcataatcatttataagggcagttatcggcagaggttgacaggtatgtgatggataaaaaagaatttgttttgttctgaCCAATTAGAACATCTTATGATATACTGTATCATTTGTGTCCAACGAGCTTTAGATGTGACTAAATGATAAAAACACATTCATGAGACATGTGCTCATGTGCTGACATGTTTTCAAGGTTGAGCATATTTAGGTGCGGCAGAACTCGTTTTACTCATGTTTGCATTGGGATGGCATCATGGCACAGAACCTTCACAAAGGCATCTCTGACTATTTCAATAATTTACTTTGTTGACAGATACAACTAGGTGATACATTCatgcatttagcattagctttatTAACTTTGTGTGGTGGAGGAGCAGTAATGTTAGAAAATGTGTACAGGTCCAACCTGCTTTTGAAGAATGTACGTAGTACACTACATTTACTGGTCTATGTTTGAATGATGAATAGGCCAAGATCAAAATCCACGCATTTTCTGTTCCCTTGAACAAAACTcgttttaaaataactaatcaCAGACGAGTACTCAGTCATGACGCGCACATTTCCTTTGGGTTAGTGGTAGAGAAATTAAACAATAactccagcatttttttttatggtaggtTAAAAGAAACAGCTCCGGTTGAGAAACACATTTAATATACTGTGAACTTTGTCCAGTCAAAGACTAATAAAAATACTGTTCAGTACAGCTGACACATAATACAACTGACAATGTATACGATTCATGGAGAATGACAATACTTACATTGAGCACAAATGCTGAGTACTTCCTCACATCAGTGATTCCACACGCAACCCCAATATGAATATCGAGCCATACTGGAAATAATACCGTAGAATATGCAAACAACCACCACATTAAATGATGAATACATGATTTCACAAGTTGAATCTCAAAATCTAAGATGGCGAATGTGCTTTCGCACATCCAATACCCAGTTGAATAACTGGAATAATGAACAAGTCTTTAAAAACATGAATGATTTAAAACATTGTTTACATTAATATATAACATAAGTTGGTCCTCACAGTTAGATATTTGTGTGAACTTTGAAGGATGAACTTGAATGTGATCAAATATTCGGATGTTTTATCTTGAAGAACAATGACATCAGACAATCAGGTAACGGGTACATCCGCTCTGCAAATTCACTCACAGGCCCGGCAACCGACATTGTTATTCCTTGCAGTCTTTTCTTTGGCACCACTAGAGCAGCAAACCTTACTTGAACTCAGGTTTGAATTAAATTTGTCTTTGTTCTGTTTGTTGCAAGGATTTGTACCGTTAGATAACCCCAAGCAGGTCACATTCCTATCGTGCATGACATTTACTCAATATCCAGCTTTAGGTCTATTACTAGTCTGTCACTTGTATGATGCTACAGTATGCTGCACTAGTAACACTACTAGGCCTTATTAGTAGCCATGTGTCACACACTAGTAGCCTCCTGGACCCTAGCCTCCTATTTCATTAGTTACATGTAGCTGACGAACTAGTACCCATAAACAGAAGTGAGAAGAATATTATTAAAAAGACATGATCATTCTACAAGTGCGCTGAATTGGCTTAGTGGTGAGGTCATAGAACTTACTAGTACATGAACCTTAAGCTAGATATCAAGGGAATGCAATAAATGCTCAAAAAGCTCTCCACATTTGCGGGGGTTTGTGAAAACAAGCTTGTTCAGCCAAGCAGTttaaaaagaaaccaaaatgtGCACATCAGTCGTCAGACTTGTATCCATGAAAGCGAGCCAGTGATTTGTG encodes:
- the LOC144033872 gene encoding uncharacterized protein LOC144033872, with the protein product MPHCVAYGCNLQSKLNNKGDVSVHIFPKERALRKQWQDASGRLWLPKDPRLCSRHFSPDAFESYHRPKLMRELAGVSGHRRRLKPDALPTKLSPWEVKRQQLTMVNRSKRREKQDAYLDHPSSSVAAATNNDKYQSSNLTSMVSDLLEATAVDDSTSNPADADTEVKANNQMDITQILPQPSRNSVCVQAAVVTKPSSTQTSVHKPHETSAMCLNQEKVQAVSKMAKGAVAADIPQKLEKGIIPRAGCKILPEESTESECQAPSNETMLVKDKLNGIGLNENSLKNDDKKVNILTGLPTVTLLMTLFNFVAPFLEPKSNMTSFQQYMLTSIKLRMNLSFDFLAYYFSVESATVLKLFKHCINVLYRRLVPCLVVWPDRESLKNSLPCEFRSRSFENTVCIIGCFEILIEKPNNLLAGAHCYASSQHKMKYLIAVCPQGSICFISNGWGSCTSDKFIADQSQFLHNLQRGDLVLANQSFNRKRSERSYGMKLPAFTRGKNQLDPVVVANIGCLASLRVNIEGVIGLLCQKYPILQSTVPVGLTDIGNGHDVTCLDKIVHVCCALTNVS
- the LOC144034269 gene encoding zinc finger protein 862-like isoform X1; this translates as MEEPPSKKRRTQGSGRHQKEWELLQASHKTTNAEILFCHFLAEHNIAFTAADHFSDLVKVMFPDSQTAKEFACRRTKATMIVKESLARGYTQDVIQYCRTHPFTLMIDESNDRTTKKRHFFDGENTNTRLLDLPELASGTAASIFAVIDNILQENDIPWSNVVGFASDNCNTMVGKKNSVLSRIKEKNGAVFSVGCICHLGNLCVKDGLKTLPVNIDDLLVDIFYFFKNSSKRIEDFKEFQDFTNSEQEKILTHCPTRWLSLQKVVERTLSQYEALKSYFASHADVERAGKVKSIHDRLQDPVTLLTLHFLSFILPQINQFNIVFQTEACMIGDLLPEMERLLKKLLVKFVQMEHVKSADSLLAVDYTNRCLQHEDSRLAVGLGTRALFQDTNEEDEIRQSITPAMQATFFSSVRSFYEAVVTKMIQKFPFENTILSDLVVLDPRKREMLDYTSIVKLANKFTPDFDQEQLKDEWEDYQLIPDDLLPQKSQDGQPIRPETFWPHVFKMKTGLGLDRFPLMRKMYLILLSLPHSNADSERVFSHVRKIHTEYRKTMGTDTLTSLLQMKLNCDNCCSQVRPSLEQIKSAKSCTLAYNRKH
- the LOC144034269 gene encoding zinc finger protein 862-like isoform X2, which translates into the protein MFPDSQTAKEFACRRTKATMIVKESLARGYTQDVIQYCRTHPFTLMIDESNDRTTKKRHFFDGENTNTRLLDLPELASGTAASIFAVIDNILQENDIPWSNVVGFASDNCNTMVGKKNSVLSRIKEKNGAVFSVGCICHLGNLCVKDGLKTLPVNIDDLLVDIFYFFKNSSKRIEDFKEFQDFTNSEQEKILTHCPTRWLSLQKVVERTLSQYEALKSYFASHADVERAGKVKSIHDRLQDPVTLLTLHFLSFILPQINQFNIVFQTEACMIGDLLPEMERLLKKLLVKFVQMEHVKSADSLLAVDYTNRCLQHEDSRLAVGLGTRALFQDTNEEDEIRQSITPAMQATFFSSVRSFYEAVVTKMIQKFPFENTILSDLVVLDPRKREMLDYTSIVKLANKFTPDFDQEQLKDEWEDYQLIPDDLLPQKSQDGQPIRPETFWPHVFKMKTGLGLDRFPLMRKMYLILLSLPHSNADSERVFSHVRKIHTEYRKTMGTDTLTSLLQMKLNCDNCCSQVRPSLEQIKSAKSCTLAYNRKH